From the Brassica napus cultivar Da-Ae chromosome A8, Da-Ae, whole genome shotgun sequence genome, one window contains:
- the LOC106387584 gene encoding putative pentatricopeptide repeat-containing protein At5g52630, whose translation MYTKFGRVKPARHLFDEMPVRNEASWNTMMSGLVRVGMYREGVGFFKEMCGLGVRPSGFVIASLVTACGRGGCMFSEGVQVHGFVAKSGLMSDVYVSTAVLHLYGVYGLVSSSRKVFEEMPLRNVVSWTSLMVGYSDKGEAEEVIGIYKGMKGEGVGCNENSMSLVISSCGLLKDESLGCQIIGEVIKSGLERKLAVENSLVSMFGNLGNVDYAKYIFDRMSERDTISWNSIAAAYAQNGYCEESLWVFHLMRHFHGEVNSTTVSTLLSVLGHVDHQKRGRGIHALVFKMGFDSVVCVCNTLLRMYAGAGRSEEAELVFKQMPAKDLISWNSLMACFVEDGRSLDALGLLCSMIRTGKSANYVSFTSALAACFSPEFLDKGRILHGLVMVTGLFENQIIGNALVSMYGKIGEMSESRRVLLQMPRRDEVAWNALIGGYAEDEDTDNALAAFRTMRMEGVGANYITVVSVLGACLTPCDLLKHGKPLHAYIVSAGFESDEHVKNSLITMYAKCGDLTSSHDLFNRLNNRNIITWNAMLAANAHHGHGEEVLKLVSKMRSLGMNLDQFSFSEGLSAAAKLAVLEEGQQLHGLAVKLGFEQDCFIFNAAADMYNKCGELDEAVKMLSPSVNRSLPSWNILISAFGRHGYFEKVCETFHEMLESGIKPGHVTFVSLLTACSHGGLVDQGLAYYDMIARDFGIKPAIEHCVCVIDLLGRSGRLAEAETIISNMPMKPNDLVWRSLLASCKIHGDLDRGRRAAEHLSKLEPEDDSVYVLSSNMFATTGRWDDVESVRNQMGFKNIKKKQACSWVKQKDKVSTFGIGDRTHPKTLEIYEKLEDIKKLIKESGYVADTSGALQDTDEEQKEQNLWNHSERLALAYALISTPEGGTVRIFKNLRICSDCHSVYKFVSKVVGRRIVLRDQYRFHHFESGMCSCKDYW comes from the coding sequence ATGTACACGAAGTTCGGCCGAGTCAAACCGGCGCGCCACctgttcgacgaaatgcctGTGAGAAACGAAGCTTCTTGGAACACCATGATGTCGGGGCTTGTCCGCGTTGGAATGTACCGGGAAGGGGTTGGTTTTTTCAAGGAGATGTGTGGTCTTGGCGTTAGGCCGAGTGGGTTTGTGATTGCTAGTTTAGTGACAGCTTGTGGTCGGGGAGGTTGTATGTTCAGTGAAGGGGTTCAAGTTCACGGCTTTGTGGCTAAGTCTGGTTTGATGTCTGATGTTTACGTGAGTACTGCTGTTTTGCATCTATATGGGGTTTATGGGTTGGTTTCGAGTTCAAGGAAAGTGTTTGAGGAGATGCCTTTGAGAAATGTGGTGTCTTGGACTTCTCTGATGGTTGGTTACTCGGATAAGGGTGAGGCGGAGGAAGTGATTGGTATCTATAAAGGTATGAAGGGAGAAGGAGTTGGGTGTAATGAAAACTCCATGTCTTTGGTTATCAGTTCTTGCGGGTTGCTTAAAGATGAATCATTGGGGTGTCAGATTATCGGAGAGGTTATCAAATCAGGACTGGAGAGGAAACTGGCAGTGGAGAATTCGCTTGTATCCATGTTTGGTAATCTGGGAAACGTAGACTATGCAAAGTACATCTTTGATCGAATGTCTGAACGTGACACGATTTCATGGAACTCGATTGCTGCGGCATATGCTCAGAATGGTTACTGTGAGGAATCGCTTTGGGTTTTTCATTTGATGCGTCATTTTCATGGTGAAGTGAATTCCACCACCGTGTCAACTCTGTTATCAGTTTTGGGTCATGTAGATCACCAAAAACGGGGTAGGGGAATCCATGCTCTGGTTTTCAAAATGGGGTTTGATTCAGTTGTCTGTGTGTGCAATACTCTTTTGAGAATGTACGCAGGCGCTGGAAGATCAGAAGAAGCAGAGTTGGTGTTTAAACAAATGCCTGCTAAAGATTTGATCTCTTGGAACTCTTTGATGGCTTGTTTTGTCGAGGATGGGAGGAGCTTAGATGCTTTAGGACTTCTCTGCTCGATGATAAGGACCGGAAAATCAGCGAACTATGTGAGTTTTACAAGCGCGTTAGCTGCTTGCTTTAGTCCTGAGTTTCTTGATAAGGGCAGGATCCTTCATGGGCTTGTAATGGTCACCGGTTTATTTGAAAATCAGATTATTGGTAATGCATTGGTTTCTATGTACGGAAAGATAGGCGAGATGAGCGAATCCAGACGGGTTCTACTACAGATGCCTAGACGAGATGAAGTAGCTTGGAATGCTCTTATTGGCGGCTATGCTGAGGATGAAGATACCGACAATGCACTGGCGGCTTTTAGAACTATGAGAATGGAAGGTGTTGGTGCAAATTATATCACAGTGGTAAGTGTTCTTGGTGCTTGCTTAACGCCCTGTGATTTGCTTAAACATGGGAAGCCATTACACGCCTACATAGTTTCTGCCGGATTCGAATCGGATGAACACGTGAAAAACTCGCTTATCACTATGTACGCGAAATGTGGTGATTTAACCTCGAGCCATGACCTGTTTAATAGATTAAACAATAGGAATATCATCACGTGGAATGCAATGCTTGCGGCAAATGCTCACCACGGTCATGGAGAAGAGGTGCTAAAACTTGTATCAAAGATGAGAAGTTTGGGGATGAATTTAGACCAGTTTAGTTTCTCCGAGGGACTCTCCGCTGCTGCGAAGCTAGCTGTACTAGAGGAAGGCCAACAACTTCACGGTTTAGCTGTGAAACTCGGGTTTGAACAAGATTGTTTCATCTTCAACGCTGCTGCAGACATGTATAACAAATGTGGGGAACTAGACGAAGCTGTGAAAATGCTTTCACCATCTGTCAATAGATCACTTCCCTCGTGGAACATACTGATATCAGCTTTTGGAAGACACGGCTATTTCGAGAAAGTGTGTGAGACTTTCCATGAAATGCTGGAAAGTGGAATCAAACCAGGTCATGTCACATTTGTCTCTCTTCTTACAGCGTGTAGCCATGGGGGATTAGTAGACCAAGGCCTTGCGTACTACGACATGATTGCTAGGGATTTCGGTATAAAACCAGCCATTGAACATTGCGTTTGTGTGATTGATCTTCTTGGAAGATCAGGGAGGTTAGCAGAAGCTGAAACTATTATATCTAATATGCCAATGAAGCCAAACGACCTCGTATGGCGTAGCTTGCTAGCTTCCTGCAAAATCCATGGAGATTTGGACCGTGGGAGAAGAGCAGCGGAACATCTCTCGAAGCTTGAACCAGAGGATGATTCTGTTTACGTCTTGTCTTCGAACATGTTTGCAACAACAGGGAGATGGGACGATGTGGAGAGTGTGAGAAACCAAATGGGTTTCAAGAACATCAAGAAGAAACAAGCTTGCAGTTGGGTGAAACAAAAAGACAAAGTGAGTACGTTTGGTATCGGAGACAGAACTCATCCGAAGACGTTGGAGATATACGAGAAGCTAGAAGATATCAAGAAGCTGATCAAAGAATCTGGGTACGTAGCGGATACAAGCGGGGCGTTGCAAGACACAGATGAGGAACAGAAAGAGCAGAATCTTTGGAATCATAGCGAAAGACTCGCTCTTGCGTACGCGTTGATAAGTACACCTGAAGGTGGTACGGTTAGAATCTTTAAGAACCTTCGCATATGCAGTGATTGCCACTCTGTTTACAAGTTTGTTAGTAAAGTTGTAGGACGTAGAATCGTTTTAAGAGATCAGTATCGGTTTCACCATTTTGAGAGTGGTATGTGTTCTTGTAAGGATTACTGGTGA
- the LOC106386603 gene encoding organic cation/carnitine transporter 3, with amino-acid sequence MADSTQPLLSDSNSSESKLPPPRTLDETIEQCIGDFGWAQFLQAVLVSFAWVFDAQQTFITVFTDSQPTWHCLDSDRCNSSSNFCTLPNQTWSWDFNPHVSTISEWGLQCAGSLVKGLPASSFFLGCLVGGLALSTLADSSLGRKNMLLLSCLIMSLSSMLTAFSTSIWVYAFLRFLNGFGRATVGTCALVLSTELVGKKWRGQVGAMGFLCFTLGFLTLPLLGYINNGNSWRYLYVWTSIPTLIYCCLVWCFVWESPRWLIVKGRKEEAVSILQSIGSNAITMSFSDLCLDVQESSNPDVYDALRILVKKPWSLRRLLAVMAVGFGIGMVYYGMPLTLSNLNFNLYLGVVFNALSELPAFLITFFFMNTIKRREALIGFTALSGISSVLIASLGQQLGSLQIVLELVSFFSACTAFNMTLIYTIELFPTCVRNSALAMVRQALVFGGVFSPVMVAAGRENQFWSYGMFGLVIGLFGLFVVGLPETRGSVLCDTMDEEETKNLTKEHIIG; translated from the coding sequence ATGGCCGACTCGACTCAGCCGCTTCTCTCCGATTCCAACTCGTCAGAGTCAAAGCTTCCACCACCAAGAACCCTCGACGAGACCATCGAGCAGTGCATCGGAGACTTCGGGTGGGCACAGTTTCTCCAAGCTGTTCTAGTCTCATTCGCTTGGGTCTTCGACGCTCAGCAAACATTCATCACCGTCTTCACCGACTCACAGCCCACGTGGCACTGCCTCGACTCGGACCGATGCAACTCGTCCTCCAACTTCTGCACCTTACCGAACCAAACCTGGTCTTGGGACTTTAACCCACACGTGTCAACAATATCCGAGTGGGGGCTACAATGTGCCGGCTCGCTCGTCAAGGGCTTGCCCGCAAGCTCCTTCTTCCTCGGCTGTCTAGTCGGTGGCCTAGCTCTGTCCACCCTCGCTGATTCATCCCTCGGTCGTAAGAACATGCTCTTGTTGTCGTGTCTGATAATGTCTCTCTCTTCGATGTTAACAGCTTTCTCGACGAGCATTTGGGTCTACGCGTTCTTGAGATTCTTGAACGGGTTCGGTCGTGCCACGGTGGGGACATGCGCGCTCGTTCTATCGACGGAGCTAGTCGGTAAAAAATGGCGTGGACAAGTCGGTGCGATGGGTTTCTTGTGCTTCACGTTAGGGTTCTTAACGCTTCCGTTATTAGGTTATATAAATAACGGAAACTCTTGGAGGTATCTCTACGTATGGACATCGATACCAACGCTAATCTACTGCTGTTTGGTTTGGTGTTTCGTCTGGGAGTCTCCTAGGTGGCTTATAGTAAAAGGCCGTAAAGAGGAAGCGGTCTCGATTCTTCAAAGCATTGGTTCAAACGCAATCACTATGAGCTTCTCGGACTTATGTCTTGATGTACAAGAGTCATCAAACCCTGACGTTTACGACGCGTTAAGGATCTTGGTGAAGAAACCGTGGTCGCTTAGGAGACTATTAGCGGTTATGGCGGTTGGATTCGGTATTGGTATGGTTTACTACGGTATGCCGTTAACATTATCGAATCTTAACTTTAATCTTTACTTAGGCGTTGTGTTCAACGCCTTGTCTGAACTCCCAGCGTTTTTAATAACGTTTTTCTTCATGAATACAATCAAGCGAAGAGAGGCTTTGATCGGGTTCACAGCTCTAAGCGGGATCTCTAGCGTCCTAATCGCGTCGCTAGGACAGCAACTAGGGTCGTTACAGATCGTGTTAGAGCTGGTTTCGTTTTTCAGCGCGTGTACCGCGTTTAACATGACGCTTATCTACACGATCGAGCTGTTTCCGACTTGTGTGAGGAACTCGGCGCTTGCGATGGTGAGGCAAGCGTTGGTGTTTGGAGGTGTTTTTAGTCCGGTGATGGTTGCTGCTGGTCGGGAAAATCAGTTTTGGTCGTATGGAATGTTCGGTTTGGTCATAGGGTTGTTTGGATTGTTTGTGGTTGGATTGCCGGAGACTAGAGGAAGTGTTTTATGTGACACTATGGATGAGGAGGAGACTAAGAATTTGACAAAGGAACATATTATTGGTTGA